The Curtobacterium poinsettiae DNA segment CTTGAAGAACCGGGTGAACGCGTCGAGGAACCCGATGCCGTACCACGGTGCCCAGATCGGCGGGACACCGTCGGGCCCGAGCGGGACCGGCTGCGCGAACTGCGGGTACGGGTCAGCGTACGGCTGCGCGTACGGCTGCTGGTGCGGCTGCTGTCCGTAGCCCGGCTGCTGCCCGTACTGAGGCTGCTGCCCGTACTGAGGCTGCTGCCCGTACCCGGGCTGCTGCCCGTATCCCGGCTGCTGCCCGGAGCCCGGCTGCCCCTGCTGCTGATCGCCCCCGGGCTGGCCCCACTGGGGCGTCCCGTCGTTGCTCATCGGCTCGAGTCGGGGCGGTCGTACCGCGCACCCTGCGGGTTCGAGGGCAGCAGGCCGAAGACGATGCCGACGATGCCGACGAAGAGCGCGATGATCCACAGCGCACCGGGGAGGTTCGCGTCGTGCAGGCGGCGCCATCCGAGGGCGAGCGTCGGGACGATGATCGCGAGGCCCCAGAGCAGGAACAGGATGCCCGAGATGACGAAGAGTGCCGACGGGTCGGTGACGGTCGACTGGACGCTGGTGGACGTCGCGGTCGACGTGGACACGGTCGAGCGCTCTGAGGTGCCGATACCGATGCCGTACAGGATGCTGAGGACGACGAACACGATCCCGTTCGCCAGGTACCACCACCAGAACTCGCTCCGGCTGGCACGACCGCTGAACGTCGCGTACTTCTTGAAGAAGCGACCGACGGCCTTGCCGAACGAGATCCCGTACCACGGCGCCCAGAGCGGCGGTTCGCCGTCGGGCCCGGTCGGCGGCTGCTGGCCGTACTGCGGCACGCCACCGTACTGCGGTGCGCCGCCGAACTGGGCGTTCGGCTGGTTGTTCGGATCCTGCGGGTACTGGTCGCTCACGTGGTCCCCCTCGAGTGGTGTCCGGCGTTTTCGTCCGAGTCAACCAGAACTCCTGAGGGGCCGTCAGAACCGGTGCCGCGCGTCAGCCCTGCAGCGGGCGGTCGTACTGCTGCCCCTGAGGGTTCGAGGACATCAGCCCGATGATCAGCGAGAACAGGATGCCGATCGGCGGGACGATGAACAGCAGGGCGAGCAGGCCACTGAGGTTCACGTCGTGCAGCCGCCGAACCGTCAACGCGATGAACCCGAGGGCACAGGCGAGACTCCACAAGCTGCCGAGGCCGTCCGAACCGTCGTCGACGAACGGCAGCACGTCGAACCCGCTGCCGATGATGCCGGCCACCGCCGAGCCGATGAGGTACCAGAGCGCCCAGAACCAGTACTCCGACTGGCTGGCCCGACCGTCGAACCGCACGTACTTCTTCCAGAACCGCAGGAACGCTTGGGGGAAGGGGATGCCGTACCAGGGCGCCCAGAGCGGCGGCTCGGACCTCCCACCACTCGGCTGCCCCGGACCGGGCCGCGCCGACTGCCCGTACTGCCCGTTCTGCCCGTACTGCCCGTACTGCGCCGGAGGCTGCTGGCCCCACGGCTGCTGTCCGTACGGGCCCGGCTGCTGCCCGTACGGGTCGCGGGGCGGGTACTGGTCGCTCATCGGTGCGTTCCTTCCGGCGGGGGCTGTCGGTCCACACAGAGTGTGGCACTCCCCCGAGCCGGCGAGCGTCATCCGTGCGGACGACTCCTGTCCCGACCGTGCACCTGACCCGACCGTGCGGTCAGGGCAGGAGCGCGAGCTTGCCTCCGGGGTGCCCGGACTCCAGCAGTTCCGCCGCCGCCTTCGCCTCAGACAGGGGGAAGGTCCGCGCCACCGGGACCTCGAGCTTTCCGGCGCCAGCGAGGTCGATGAGCCGCTGCCGAACGGAGTCA contains these protein-coding regions:
- a CDS encoding DUF805 domain-containing protein; translated protein: MSDQYPQDPNNQPNAQFGGAPQYGGVPQYGQQPPTGPDGEPPLWAPWYGISFGKAVGRFFKKYATFSGRASRSEFWWWYLANGIVFVVLSILYGIGIGTSERSTVSTSTATSTSVQSTVTDPSALFVISGILFLLWGLAIIVPTLALGWRRLHDANLPGALWIIALFVGIVGIVFGLLPSNPQGARYDRPDSSR
- a CDS encoding DUF805 domain-containing protein, with the protein product MSDQYPPRDPYGQQPGPYGQQPWGQQPPAQYGQYGQNGQYGQSARPGPGQPSGGRSEPPLWAPWYGIPFPQAFLRFWKKYVRFDGRASQSEYWFWALWYLIGSAVAGIIGSGFDVLPFVDDGSDGLGSLWSLACALGFIALTVRRLHDVNLSGLLALLFIVPPIGILFSLIIGLMSSNPQGQQYDRPLQG